GCCACGGACCGGACGACAAGGGAAGTGATGGCGGTTCCGGACCCGGGCCGGCACGTTCTCGCCCACGTCTTCAAGATCGAGATTGATCCCTTTGTCGGACGTATCGCGGTGTTCCGCGTCCACCAGGGGCGCGTGACTCCCAATACCCTGTTGTATATCGGCGACGGCAGGAAGCCATTCAAGCCCGGGCATCTGTGGATCCTGCGCGGCAAGCGGCAGATCGCCACCGACGAGGCGGTCCCAGGGGACATCTGCGCGGTGTCGAAGATGGACGAAATCTGCTTCAACCACGTTCTGCACGACGCCGCAGAGGACGCCCATATCCATGCGCGGCCGCTCGATCTACCGGCTTCTATTTTCGGACTCACGCTGCTGCCGAAAAAGCGCAGCGATGAACAAAAGCTTTCCGATGTACTGCACCGCTTCGTCGCCGAGGATCCCTGTTTTCGCGTCGAGCAAAACGCGCAGGCGAACGAAACGGTGATCCGCGGACTGGGCGAGATGCACTTGAAAACGCTGCTCGATCGCATGACCGAACAGCACAAGCTGGAGCTGGACACCAAACCGCCCAGCATCCCGTTCCGCGAGACCATTTCGAGCAAGGCGGAGGGGCACGCCCGGCACAAGAAGCAGACTGGCGGCGCGGGGCAGTTCGGCGAGGCGTTCCTGCGGGTGCAGCCGCTGCCGCGCGGCGCGGGATTCGAGTTCGTGAACGAAGTGAAGGGCGGCGTGATTCCCTCGGTCTACATCCCGGCCGTCGAGAACGGCGTGCGCATGGTGCTCGACTCGGGGTTCATTGCCGGCTTCCCGATGCAGGACCTGCGGGTGACCGTATATGACGGCAAGAGCCATTCGGTGGATTCGAAGGAAGTCGCGTTCGTCGCCGCCGGCCGCAAGGCTTTCCTCGACGCGCTCACCAAGGCCCGCCCGATCGTGCTCGAACCGATCGTCGACGTCGAGATCGTCACCCCCGAGGCGAACGTCGGCGATCTCACCGGGGATCTCAATTCCCGTCGCGCGCAAGTGCGCGGCACCGGATCACCCCGGCCCGGCGTGATATCGATCACCGCCCAGGCGCCGCTCTCCGAGATGGAAAGTTTTCCGTCGCGGTTGAAGTCGCTCACCGCCGGCCACGGCTCCTACACGCTGGAATTCAGCCACTATGCTCCGGCGCCGGCTCAACTGCAGGAAAGGCTGGCTGCCGCACACAAGCCTCGGCAGGAGGACGCATGAATCTCATGCCGGCGTGCGGTGACTGTTGCGAGGCCTCGAGCGGGATTCGCATTCGGGTTTTCTTTGCCCGGCCGCACTTGGAACTTCAGTATATGTTTGCCTCCTCCGCCCGCGCAATCAAACGACTGACGCGGGGACTGAGAGGCCTTGCTCCCTGGCGCCGGCCCTCATTGTCACTTCACATTCCGTTTGCGCCCCTGACAGGGTGCGCGCGCGAGCGTCGCAGGCACTTGACCACCGCAAGTCTGCCCACTGTCTCGGAGGTGACGGGCAACAGTTGTTCGGAAAGAACAACGGGAAGAAACTTCGAGCTGGTATCGATCGTCTTGTAGCGGGCCATCTTGGCATCGACTCCCACAAATTCTCGATGCCACGACCTTGCGGCACATGCATGACAGGAGCAATATCACAGCTGCTTTTTCTACACCGTCGTTAGATGGCAGCCTGGAACCGCTGTGCCTGATTGAAGGTCACATGCGATGCACTTCGAGATTGTCGGCGACATCACGCACATCGAGACCTTCGCGGTCGGTTCCTCAATTCGAGAGATCGCCCGTCTGCGAAAGCTCTATGGCCGGGGCAGGTGGCGCAAGCGGAAGGGTCTTGCCCGGATCAAGCTCGAAGACGGCACGGTTATTCTGGCCGAGGTACACTGGTACGAGGCGACCGGAATTGGTCGTCGCGAATTCAAGATCAAGCGCTACATCGACTGATACGCCATGGCGACTACTGCGAAGAAGTTCGTGATTTGCCTGAAAAACAAGGGCTACGAAGCGTCGCTCGAGCCCCTGAAGATCTACCGGACCATCTCCGACCGAGTTGCTGAGAAGCACAAGCAGATTCGTGTCATCGACGAGTCTGGCGAAGACTATCTCTTCCCAGCTAGCTATTTCAAGTCGATTGAGCTTCCCCAGCCAATTCGCCGGGCAGTACTGGCAGCCATCTAACCCCGCAGGGAAGTCACATGGGTAGGCCTTGCATTTTGCCTCCTCCGCCCGCGCAATCAAACGACTGACGCGGGAGACCGAGAGGCCGGGTTCCCTGGCGATGGAATCAAAGGGACTCGATTGATTGTTCGCGCCGACGCGCCGAAGGCGGGGAAGGTATTGCGCGACTTCGCGGCCCGATCAGTGCCTGAGGCGCTTCGGATCCACGTCCTTGAAATGTCGGGGGTGGATTTTCTCCGGCGAGCAGATGCCGGTCTCGCGCACCATTTCGTTCAGGACTTCGCCGTCGGCGCCGAGCTCATCGACTTCCATCGAGAGTTTGCCGTCCAGCCGGCCGATGACCACATGGTGACGCATGGTGGAGTCGCTGCTCCATTTGTGCAGGTAGACCGCATCGATGCTTTGCGCCGACACGGTTGCCGCATAGGCGTTGCCCGAGTCCCAGAGAATGTTGCGCGCCCCTTCCAGCGTCATCGCCCGTTTTAGCCCCGCCAGATTGCAATTGAACAACAGATCGGGATTGTCGTCGGCCGCGGCCGTATTCGCGCCGCACAACAGGATAAGCAGCGTGGCACGGAGCGGCATCCCGGTCAGGGTTTCTCGGCGAGCAGCGTTTCGATCTGCTTCACGATCTCGCCGCTTTCCGGTTGCGTGCGCGCGCCGTAGCTGAAGGCACGCTTGCCGTCGCGCGCGATCAGGTACTTGTGGAAGTTCCACTCCGGTGCGTCGCCGGTCATTTTTTCCAGTTGGGCAAAAACCGGATTGGCTTTCCCCGGCGCGACGCTGGTTTTCTCGACCATCGGAAATTTCACGCCGTAAGTCAGCTCGCAGAAATCCTTGATCTCCTTGCTGCTACCCGGCTCCTGCGAGCCGAAATCGTTGGCCGGGAAGCCGACCACGACCAGGCCCTTGTCCTTGTATTTCTGATACAGGGCTTCGAGTCCATTGTACTGCGGGGTGTTGCCGCAATAGCTGGCTGTGTTGACGGCCAGCACGACCTTGCCGGAAAACTCGCACAGATCGAGCGGTTTGCCGTCGAGATTGTTCATCTGATGGTTGAGCAGATCGGGACAGGCGGCCATGGAAACCTCGCTGATCAGGGTCAGGGA
Above is a genomic segment from Betaproteobacteria bacterium containing:
- a CDS encoding elongation factor G, which gives rise to MFVPPHFHLEKKVGKYPIKKIRTLALVGQAGSGKTALADALLARAASVSPNGGNEHGNSTCDYLPIEKRLHHSLKLAVASFETQDTRIHLLDTPGYPDFLGHALPALAAVETAAIVINAQNGIELMTARMMQWAARQGLDRIIIVNKIDTENVDLEGLLKTIQSTFGKQCLPINLPADHATRVSDCFFAPGGESDFSSVEQAHRQLVDQVVEVDEKLMGLYLDKGEVAPEQLHEPLERALRDGSLIPVMFTSARSGAGIAELVDVIVKLLPNPTEGNPPVYLSTATDRTTREVMAVPDPGRHVLAHVFKIEIDPFVGRIAVFRVHQGRVTPNTLLYIGDGRKPFKPGHLWILRGKRQIATDEAVPGDICAVSKMDEICFNHVLHDAAEDAHIHARPLDLPASIFGLTLLPKKRSDEQKLSDVLHRFVAEDPCFRVEQNAQANETVIRGLGEMHLKTLLDRMTEQHKLELDTKPPSIPFRETISSKAEGHARHKKQTGGAGQFGEAFLRVQPLPRGAGFEFVNEVKGGVIPSVYIPAVENGVRMVLDSGFIAGFPMQDLRVTVYDGKSHSVDSKEVAFVAAGRKAFLDALTKARPIVLEPIVDVEIVTPEANVGDLTGDLNSRRAQVRGTGSPRPGVISITAQAPLSEMESFPSRLKSLTAGHGSYTLEFSHYAPAPAQLQERLAAAHKPRQEDA
- a CDS encoding glutathione peroxidase; this encodes MKRFPALLALLSLTLISEVSMAACPDLLNHQMNNLDGKPLDLCEFSGKVVLAVNTASYCGNTPQYNGLEALYQKYKDKGLVVVGFPANDFGSQEPGSSKEIKDFCELTYGVKFPMVEKTSVAPGKANPVFAQLEKMTGDAPEWNFHKYLIARDGKRAFSYGARTQPESGEIVKQIETLLAEKP